A part of Gadus morhua chromosome 17, gadMor3.0, whole genome shotgun sequence genomic DNA contains:
- the cops8 gene encoding COP9 signalosome complex subunit 8 isoform X2, with product MPAAVIMEENYDKLLEQCETQELEANPELAAMWAVGQRIWQRDFPGVYTAIAAFQWSENILPVMESLREGTRQRAYGLVAQAYTSIAAQDFAAFVGYSVDEAVKGVVSQGWQADPNTRMVMPQKPDPPPVSLVPNEQQLARLTDYVAFLEN from the exons ATGCCTGCTGCGGTGATTATGGAGGAAAACTACGATAAACTATTGGAGCAGTGTGAAACTCAAGAGCTTGAG GCAAACCCTGAGCTAGCAGCTATGTGGGCCGTCGGTCAGAGGATTTGGCAGCGAGACTTCCCCGGCGTCTACACGGCCATCGCTGCCTTCCAGTGGTCAGAAAACATCCTTCCAGTCATGGAGTCCCTGAGAG AGGGTACGCGTCAGCGGGCGTACGGCCTGGTGGCCCAGGCCTACACCTCCATAGCAGCTCAGGACTTCGCCGCCTTCGTGGGATACTCAGTGGATGAAGCCGTGAAGG GCGTGGTGAGCCAGGGTTGGCAGGCCGACCCCAACACCAGGATGGTAATGCCCCAGAAGCCAG ACCCTCCCCCTGTATCGCTGGTTCCCAACGAGCAGCAGCTTGCCCGGCTGACCGACTACGTGGCCTTCCTGGAGAACTGA
- the cops8 gene encoding COP9 signalosome complex subunit 8 isoform X1 — protein sequence MPAAVIMEENYDKLLEQCETQELEAPGGIATPQVYAQLLSLYLLHNDMNNARYLWKRIPQVIKSANPELAAMWAVGQRIWQRDFPGVYTAIAAFQWSENILPVMESLREGTRQRAYGLVAQAYTSIAAQDFAAFVGYSVDEAVKGVVSQGWQADPNTRMVMPQKPDPPPVSLVPNEQQLARLTDYVAFLEN from the exons ATGCCTGCTGCGGTGATTATGGAGGAAAACTACGATAAACTATTGGAGCAGTGTGAAACTCAAGAGCTTGAG GCTCCGGGGGGCATAGCAACACCTCAAGTGTACGCTCAGTTGCTGTCCCTCTATTTACTGCATAACGACAT GAACAATGCCAGATACCTCTGGAAGAGGATACCACAGGTCATTAAGTCG GCAAACCCTGAGCTAGCAGCTATGTGGGCCGTCGGTCAGAGGATTTGGCAGCGAGACTTCCCCGGCGTCTACACGGCCATCGCTGCCTTCCAGTGGTCAGAAAACATCCTTCCAGTCATGGAGTCCCTGAGAG AGGGTACGCGTCAGCGGGCGTACGGCCTGGTGGCCCAGGCCTACACCTCCATAGCAGCTCAGGACTTCGCCGCCTTCGTGGGATACTCAGTGGATGAAGCCGTGAAGG GCGTGGTGAGCCAGGGTTGGCAGGCCGACCCCAACACCAGGATGGTAATGCCCCAGAAGCCAG ACCCTCCCCCTGTATCGCTGGTTCCCAACGAGCAGCAGCTTGCCCGGCTGACCGACTACGTGGCCTTCCTGGAGAACTGA
- the LOC115529619 gene encoding E3 ubiquitin-protein ligase TRIM63 produces the protein MDVQRTGSVVRPPSPMESLEKQLSCPICLEMFTKPVVILPCQHNLCRSCASDLYDSRNPYRFSGGVFRCPTCRFEVVLDRHGVHGLQRNLLVENIIDIYKQQQEGSNTGGSGNPEPSLKPKESKEPLCQEHEDERINIYCITCQVPTCSMCKVFGQHKDCEVSPLSSVYQTQKAELSNAIDTLVSSNGRLQALLHQMEDSCRAVQENSQRAKQGLAEHFDLLYAVLEERKGLMLEQIGTEQDQKVAALRALAQRYGERLLASSELTDTAVRALEQGGAAEFLLASKGLILRTKDAAKGSLGEERPEPGFEKMDHFTLSTEHVEAVLSKMDFGLPEEDEFEDAEEEE, from the coding sequence ATGGATGTCCAGAGGACTGGGTCGGTGGTCCGTCCCCCCAGCCCCATGGAGAGCCTTGAGAAGCAGCTTAGCTGCCCCATTTGCTTGGAAATGTTCACCAAGCCGGTAGTCATCCTGCCTTGCCAGCACAACCTGTGCCGTAGTTGTGCCAGCGATCTTTATGACTCGCGCAACCCCTACCGCTTCTCCGGTGGCGTCTTCCGCTGCCCCACCTGCCGCTTCGAGGTGGTGCTGGACCGCCACGGCGTGCACGGACTCCAACGCAACCTCCTAGTGGAGAACATCATCGACATCtacaagcagcagcaggagggcaGCAACACCGGCGGCAGCGGGAACCCGGAGCCGTCCCTGAAGCCCAAGGAGTCCAAGGAGCCCCTGTGTCAGGAGCACGAGGACGAGAGGATCAACATCTACTGCATCACCTGCCAGGTGCCAACCTGCTCCATGTGCAAGGTGTTCGGCCAGCACAAGGACTGCGAGGTGTCGCCGCTGTCCAGCGTCTACCAGACCCAGAAGGCTGAGCTCAGCAACGCCATCGACACGCTGGTCTCCAGCAACGGGCGTCTGCAGGCCCTGCTCCACCAGATGGAGGACTCCTGCCGGGCCGTGCAGGAGAACTCCCAGCGTGCCAAGCAGGGCCTGGCCGAGCACTTCGACCTGCTCTATGCCGTGCTGGAGGAACGCAAGGGCCTGATGCTGGAGCAGATCGGGACAGAGCAGGACCAGAAGGTGGCGGCCCTGAGGGCCCTGGCCCAGCGCTACGGCGAGCGGCTGCTGGCCAGCTCGGAGCTCACGGACACCGCCGTGAGGGCCCTGGAGCAGGGCGGCGCCGCCGAGTTCCTCCTGGCCTCCAAGGGCCTCATATTGCGGACCAAGGACGCGGCCAAGGGCTCCCTGGGCGAGGAGAGGCCTGAGCCAGGGTTTGAGAAGATGGACCACTTTACCCTGTCCACGGAACACGTGGAGGCGGTCCTCTCTAAGATGGACTTCGGACTGCCTGAGGAGGATGAGTTTGAggatgcagaggaggaggagtag